The Solanum pennellii chromosome 4, SPENNV200 genomic interval aaaaacaaaaatgaatgaaCAATAATTTCGGCTAAGACATGACTCGCTCTCTTCAAGGAAATTCAAGCCCATTGCGGCATAATCTACAGCGATCCAACAGTATTACTCTTGACGTGTCTCCTCCAGAATACAACAACCCAACGTCGTACAACTCTAGCAACTCCAGATTAGTTGAAGAGCTCAAAGCTCCACATAAGAACATCTTCCTTAAAATGttaaacatataaatattctcttctgtatagtgaatatagttgaaagcttagaatattttttgtcTCAACTTTCTTTTTCACTACACTAatctcaatatcaacataatacgATGGTACTCAAGtttttcactctatattttcttgtgCTTCTCTTGTTCTTTCCACAAAGTAAAACCATTACTATTTATAGGTGATGAATTCTTTCTTACAATGAATAGGAAGACAATGTGTAGTAAATTGGGCAGATGAATGACGTAATTTTTACATAAGTTACAAGAATAATTAGGTAGAATGATGAGCGAAATTAAGACAGATTTTGATGaatcacttttataacgagaAGTATATTaactctaaataataaaagtttttttgtCCAAATTAGTTTGAAGGTAAAGACAGATTTTGAtgtgtttcttttttctcttgCTATATTAGTGATGtgtatgaattaaaaaatttcaaagtcaTCAGTCCCTGTTCAATCACTCTTCTTTTTAATTGTGAAAAATGTCTTTTTGATGAATCAAATTGTGAATTTTGACTCAGGTGGAAGATGGATTCAGGGGATGATGACTCTGTTTCAAAGAGGAGGACTAGACAACAATCTATTAAAAAAAGGGCCAAGTTAAATAAGAAGAGGAACAGATTGAGTCGAAAGACTTGTTCTGTGAATGTGAATAATGGAGAGGATGTTAGTCGTGGgaggaaaagaaaaatggtGGAGCCTTCGCGAGGTGACAAGAGAAAATCAAAAAATGCAAGGGTGGTAAGAAATGTGGTAAACAATGGGAGGAGGAAGTTTAGTCCAGGAACTTGTGAGTCCATCACGAAACGGCCTTTCATCGAGGAAATGTCTGATGATGATTCTGAGGAGGAGAGTGATCCTGATTTCGTTATCgttgaggaggaggaggaggctGTAAATACGTCAGGATCTTCGTCCAATGTTGGGTTAACGAGTCCTATGTTGAATGCAGCAGAGGAGGTTGTTTCATCTACCTCAAGCATGTGTAGCACAAATGATGAATCTGAAGACTTGACTGATACAACCTCATTTTCTGAGTCGGAATTTGAATCTTCAAGTGATGATATTGATAGTGATGACCCCAAAGACAAGAATAACCGGGTGGTTGAATCATCGAGTTCGGATGATATAAGCAGTGATTTTGATGATGAGGAATCAGAACAGGATGATCTGAGCTATTCGGAAAAAAAGGGAGGAAAAAAGAAGTCAAATCGGGGACTAGTTGATGACGGTGAAAAGCACAAGAAAGGCCGAGCATATATTCTTCGGCCACGCTCACTTTCTAAGTccaaaaagaagaagttaaaCCATGGAAATTATAGAGGAGTGATTCTTCCTAGTGATGATTCCAAAGACAAGAATAACCGGGTGAATGAATCATCGAGTTCTGATGAAATAAGAAGTGATTCTGATGATGAGGAATCAGAACACGATGATATGAGCTCTCTtaaaaatgatgaagaaggaaaaaaggaGTCAAATCGAGGACTAGTACCTCAGCGTGTTGTTGAGGGTGAAAAGCGCAAGAAAGGCCGAGCATATATTTTTCCGCCACGCTTACTTTCTAAGTccaaaaagaagaagttaaaCCATGAAAATTGTAGTAAATCGACTCTTCTTAGTGATGACCCCAAAGACAAGAATTACCGGGTGATTGATACATCGAGTTCTGATGACGAGGAATCAGAACATGATGATCTGAGCTGTCTTAAGAATAATGGAGGAAAAAAGAAGTCAAATGAGGAACTAGTATCTCAGCTTGTTGTTGACGATGAAAAGCACAAGAAAGACCGAGCATATATTCTTCCGCCACACTCACTTTCTATAAccaaaaagaagaagttaaaCCATGGAAACTGTAGTAGATCGAATCTTCTTAGTGAGGACCCCAAAGACAAAAATTATCGAGTGATTCAATCATCGAGTTCTGATGAAATAAGAAGTGGTTCTGATGATGAGGTATCAGAAGATGATGATCTGAGCTatcctaaaaataatgaagaaggaaaaaagaaatcaaatgaGGGACTAGTAGCTCAGCTTGTTGTTGGCGGTGAAACGAACAAGAAAGGCCAATCATGTATTCTTCAGCCACGCTCACTTTCTAAGCTGAAAGAGAAGAAGTTAAATGATGGAAATTTTAGTAGACCGATTCTTCTTAGTGATGACGAGGAGTCTAAATCCTTGTCCGAAGAGGACTGTGAGGTTGATGACTCCGCgaaaaatattgttcaaaagGATGTTACTCAAAAGACTCGGAAGAACACTCTTGAAGATTCTGAATTTCTGAAGTTTGTTGTTGATTCTATAATAAATGTTGATGATCATGATAAATTCACTCCTCAAGAGAAGGAACTTGTTCCTGTCAAAGAAACACTTCCTTTAGTATTCCGGTTTGAAGACGAGGAACCTCTCCCCCCGGAGAAAGAAGAATGGGAAAAGGAAATCGAAAATCTTTTTGTTGAAATGGACATGTGTATCTTAGAATCAGATATTGGCTTTACGAATCAATCTGTTTCACTGATGCAGGATGGAGACATAAGTGGCTGTGAGATGGGAAACCACCATCTTGTGCTAGATGAACAAATTGGACTCATCTGTAAAGTTTGTTCGCACGTGCATTTGGAGATCAAGTACATCTTCCCTCCTTTTGTAAGTATACAAGCTTTGTCATccttatatttgattttataaactCTACTCgatcaatttatttttggttcactcttaaaatcttgaatttatgTAATCCGCAGGCTGAGAGAACTCGAGGGAGGAATGGAAGAAAATATTGTAGAGAGTCGCCATCACTCTTGGATGTTGACGACTTCAGATTTTCTGATTCTTCCACAGTCCATGATTCTCCTGTTTATGAAGAAGGAACAGTTTGGGATTTAGTTCCGTCAAATGCCAAAGCAACAATGTTTCCTCATCAACGTGGAGGATTTGAGTTCATGTGGAAAAATATTGCTGGAGATATAATTCTTGAGAGACTGAGAGAGCCCATATCTGATGGTAAGGGAGGATGCATAATCTCACATCCACCTGGAACCGGAAAAACTCGACTCACCATAGTATTTCTTCAGTCATTTCTAAAGTTGTTTCCAAAGTGTCGGCCTGTAATCATTGCTCCTTCCAATCTGCTTCTTAACTGGGAAGCCGAGTTCCATAAATGGGAGGTGAACATTCCCTTCCACAACTTGAACAACAAAGATTTCTCTTTCCAGGAAGATGAAGCTACTGCTAGTGTCTTCCACTGTTTATCCCATGCCGGAAGAAAAAATCCACAGCTTATACGTATGGTGAAGCTGAGATCCTGGGCTAAAAGTAAGAGTGTTTTGGGAATCAGCTATGACTTGTTCAGGATTCTAACGGGAGGTGATGGAGATGGTTATGCCAAAGAGATTAGAGAAATCCTTCTAAAATTACCTGGTCTTCTGATTCTTGAAGAAGGGCACACTGCTCGGAATGAGCAAAGCCTTGTGTGGAAAGCTTTGAAAAAAGTTGAAACCGAGAAGCGCATACTTTTGTCTGGTACTCCGTTCCAGAATAACATCAAAGAGTTGTACAATACTCTCTATGTAGTTAGTCCGAAGTTTGCTTCAGATTTGGAGCAGAAATGGGCTTCTCTTAGTAGTTCCATTGACAAAAATGCCCGAGCTTTGGAAGAGCTTAGGGATATTATTTCACCATTTGTTCATAGATGTAGTGAAAATGTAAAGAAGGTAAGTCTTCCGGGTATAAGGGATACAGTGATATACTTGAAGCCGACAGATTTGCAGAAGGAATTGCTTAAAAGAATTCCAGAGAATCCAGGCTCGTTTTACGAACAAAATCTGGTGTCTCTGATCTCCGTCCATCCTTCATTAGTGGCAAAGAGGAAGGAGTTCTCTGAGTCAGTAAGTCATCTAAAAGAACAAAGATGTCGGTTGGATCCAGATATTGGAGTGAAAATGAAATTTGTTGTGGAACTAATCAAACTCTGTGGTGGGCCGAAGGAGAGGGTTATAATATTTAGCCAGTTACTTGATCCTCTAAACCTGATCAAGGAGCAACTCAATTCTCTCTTCGGCTGGACTTTAGGCCGCGAGATTCTCTATATGGATGGGAAACTTGATGTAAAGCAGCGACAGCTATCAATAAATTCTCTTAATGACCCTAACAGTGATGTAAAAGTGCTTCTTGCATCGATAAAAGCATGTTCGGAAGGAATAAGTCTTATAGGGGCCTCAAGAGTGGTTTTGCTTGACGTTCTCTGGAATCCCTCAGTACAGCAGCAAGCCATCAGTCGAGCCTACAGAAATGGTCAGACTAAAGTTGTGCATGTTTACAATCCAGTGATATCAAAATGGGAGGTTGACAAGATCGAACAGCAGACAAGAAAAAAGTATCATTCAGATGTACTTTTGTCTAGGAATGAAGTCAAGATGGATCCTTCACGTTCCGTTTCAGAGGATGACATACTAGAATCCATGGTTAAGCATGAGGGCCTCcgtcatatttttgaaaaactatcTCATGCACCATGTACTACATGATTGTAACCAACCAAACAATAAGGTTAGTATTACTATCATTAACTGCAGACTATGGAAACAACCTCTTGCAGAAATGCAAAGTAAGACTGCATATAATACTCTTGTGGTCCAGTACCGACCTGCCCTTTTATCATTAACTAGACATGCGTACACTTAACCAAATTATTACTGCTATAAGTTTCGTTTAACACTACTTTGTTGTAAATAAGCTGTTTATACCGATTAAAAACATCACGAAAGTTGCTTTTTAgacatgaaatatatattttaaacatttttatcgATTTCTTGTTCCTTTCCTTGTGGTTTCAGGCACTTTGATGCAGTTCTATGGTTTCAGATTCACACCTGGTTTATGAAAAATGCAGATAGGAGTTCTCATCATTGATCATCCATGCCATTTTATGCACTTCCCATCATATTTTATGGTTTTGATGatattaaaacttaaattctCATAATTTGAATGTATAGTAACTAAATTTTAACCTCTTGCAAGTCTGCagctattattattttagttagtatATCAAATAAGAAATTGTATAACTTACCTACATCCCATAGGCCATAGTGTAAGGACCTAAATTATATTctctattatttttcaatttacaaaaatcTCTCAAAATTAGATACATAGCAAAGAAGTCGGATACATTAAAACAAAACTAGTTATACTTTTAAAGGAAACAGAATATTTAATTGAATGTGAGTTCCCCAAATCACGCTAATCTAATTGATTTCAATATCTCCTAAATCTTAACAGAGtcaatcaaatcaaaatcaaatggTGTGTAGTTAGGTAATTTCTCCAAAAAAATTCATTCTAATTAGTAAAAAGCAAAAGTATCACCACTAAGCTGATTGCTAATGTCTCCATAAAAAATGTATGCAACGAAATCAATTAGATTGAAAATCtaatatttcacataaaaaatcTCCTTCCATTATTCATGGAAAAATCTAATATGTCAtcgaattttgagaaaaaatttatatatgtaatttgttaataGATTTTCATTTATGTCATCTGTGTCCTCGTGTCGTTAAAAGTGTAGAGAAACTCTAGATTTAGACTAGAGCTAGCAAATAACATCTACTAATAGTCATGGTTAtggttgaaaaaaataaaatcaaacagtAATTTGAACCAAACCGgttaaaaatattgatatttggtttgattttaaattttgaaaactaaTAATAGTtgatttgattatgatttttactaaaaataaacCGCAAAAATAACGAGAACAAATTGAGAAATTAGATATATAAGtttttagtaattatttatatattattcataaataaaatacaaatattttgttaaagCCTTTAAGTTTATCATTTTCTCAAGCCCTACACTTAAATTTTAGCCTAACTATTACGACTCTAAGTCCAAGTCCATCAAAACTCATTAGTCAATACTTTAGTATTTACCTACCCTACCTCACATAAGATAGTCACACTTTCtcttaattgaaatattttgttcGTACAATAATAATTCTAGTATTGCTTAATTGAATCCACAATAACTTTCTTGTGGATTTTTCATGTACTAGATGTCTGTGTCTATCAAGATTCTTATGTACTAAAAAATACATtactttcaaacaaaaaaaatcaaaaaaaattgaaccaaaCCGATAATAATCATATCGAGATTTTTATGTCCtcaaaaattttattactttcaaaACGAAAAAATCAGAATAATTGAACCAAACCGActgttttttttcatttggtttAATTTgcttttagaaatttaaaaatcgaCTACATTGGTTTggttttagttttaattaatAACGGCTCCAAATCGAACTAGAAACCTCCGAATCATGAGTCCGGAGTctaaaggataaaaaatattgacaaaaattccaaaagggtatgtcaaaaaactttttaaccaaaacggtaaaatcgctacTGATGTAGCGATTTATTTGGACGGCGTTAAAGAAAAATCGCTGCTCTTGCAGCGATTtgtagaatttatttttttaatttgaaatcgCTACCTCGTCAGcgtttt includes:
- the LOC107016915 gene encoding SNF2 domain-containing protein CLASSY 4-like produces the protein MDSGDDDSVSKRRTRQQSIKKRAKLNKKRNRLSRKTCSVNVNNGEDVSRGRKRKMVEPSRGDKRKSKNARVVRNVVNNGRRKFSPGTCESITKRPFIEEMSDDDSEEESDPDFVIVEEEEEAVNTSGSSSNVGLTSPMLNAAEEVVSSTSSMCSTNDESEDLTDTTSFSESEFESSSDDIDSDDPKDKNNRVVESSSSDDISSDFDDEESEDDEVSEDDDLSYPKNNEEGKKKSNEGLVAQLVVGGETNKKGQSCILQPRSLSKLKEKKLNDGNFSRPILLSDDEESKSLSEEDCEVDDSAKNIVQKDVTQKTRKNTLEDSEFLKFVVDSIINVDDHDKFTPQEKELVPVKETLPLVFRFEDEEPLPPEKEEWEKEIENLFVEMDMCILESDIGFTNQSVSLMQDGDISGCEMGNHHLVLDEQIGLICKVCSHVHLEIKYIFPPFAERTRGRNGRKYCRESPSLLDVDDFRFSDSSTVHDSPVYEEGTVWDLVPSNAKATMFPHQRGGFEFMWKNIAGDIILERLREPISDGKGGCIISHPPGTGKTRLTIVFLQSFLKLFPKCRPVIIAPSNLLLNWEAEFHKWEVNIPFHNLNNKDFSFQEDEATASVFHCLSHAGRKNPQLIRMVKLRSWAKSKSVLGISYDLFRILTGGDGDGYAKEIREILLKLPGLLILEEGHTARNEQSLVWKALKKVETEKRILLSGTPFQNNIKELYNTLYVVSPKFASDLEQKWASLSSSIDKNARALEELRDIISPFVHRCSENVKKVSLPGIRDTVIYLKPTDLQKELLKRIPENPGSFYEQNLVSLISVHPSLVAKRKEFSESVSHLKEQRCRLDPDIGVKMKFVVELIKLCGGPKERVIIFSQLLDPLNLIKEQLNSLFGWTLGREILYMDGKLDVKQRQLSINSLNDPNSDVKVLLASIKACSEGISLIGASRVVLLDVLWNPSVQQQAISRAYRNGQTKVVHVYNPVISKWEVDKIEQQTRKKYHSDVLLSRNEVKMDPSRSVSEDDILESMVKHEGLRHIFEKLSHAPCTT